A DNA window from Amycolatopsis sp. DSM 110486 contains the following coding sequences:
- a CDS encoding DUF4232 domain-containing protein, whose product MGAAHEGECNMRGKTIVPGIAVLFALTACSSTTPPSAGAPQPAQNAPVSSAVNAEKPAVHQETQQDKDVQQSFHAELTIQDQGLGLLALENTGKDPVTIQGWPALQFLAADNSPLEVPTQNVDIPGAGPSITLRPGTNAFAGVKWETGDKGSTDTFVATTLKLTPPHSTSATVVDVIGTDGKKVGYPEFDVTSVKVGTLQPSTQGVLVF is encoded by the coding sequence AAGGGGAGTGCAACATGCGGGGTAAGACGATCGTCCCGGGTATCGCGGTGCTGTTCGCGTTGACGGCCTGTTCGAGCACCACACCACCGTCGGCCGGCGCGCCGCAGCCGGCCCAGAACGCGCCCGTGTCGTCGGCGGTGAACGCGGAAAAACCGGCAGTCCATCAAGAGACCCAGCAAGACAAGGACGTCCAGCAGTCCTTCCACGCCGAGCTCACCATCCAGGACCAGGGCCTCGGCCTGCTCGCCCTCGAGAACACCGGCAAGGACCCCGTGACGATCCAGGGCTGGCCGGCGCTGCAGTTCCTCGCCGCCGACAACTCACCGCTGGAGGTGCCGACGCAGAACGTCGACATCCCCGGCGCGGGCCCGTCCATCACGCTGCGCCCGGGCACCAACGCGTTCGCCGGCGTCAAGTGGGAGACAGGCGACAAGGGCAGCACCGACACGTTCGTCGCGACCACCCTCAAGCTCACGCCGCCCCACAGCACGAGCGCGACGGTCGTCGACGTGATCGGCACGGACGGCAAGAAGGTCGGCTACCCCGAGTTCGACGTCACCTCGGTCAAGGTCGGCACACTGCAGCCCAGTACCCAGGGTGTCCTCGTCTTCTGA